From Halorientalis litorea:
ACGTCGCCGGGGTCCGCCCGACTGCTCTCGGGCGTGAGGTTGCTGTCGTCGTCCGGGTCGCCGAACTCCGTCTCGATGAGGTCGCGGACGACGACGTTCGAGGCGTCCTCACACCGGGCGTCGATGTCGTCGTCGCGGTCGGCGATGGCGAAACACGCCTCCGGGTCCTGCTCCGCGTAGGCCGCCATCGCGTCCTCGACCATGTCGAGCGTCTCCTCGCCGATGGCGCGGATGTCCACGTCGGGGTAGAGGTCACGGGTGGCGTCGAGCGTGTACTCCCCGAGGTTGGTCGCGAGGTCAGCGATGCGTTCGAGGTCGGTGATGACCTTGAACGAGGCGGCGATAAAGCGGAGGTCACCCGCGACCGGTTGCTGGAGGGCGAAGAGGTCGATACAGTCCCGTTCGAGGTCTAGGTAGAGTTCGTTTATCTCGTGGTCGCCTTCGATGACCTCCCAAGCGAGGTCCTCGTCTTTCGCTTCGAGGGCGTCCAGTCCCATGCGGAACCGTTCGAGAACGACTTCGCTCATGTAGAGGACGTCGTCCTGCAGAGATTCGAGTTGTTGTTGGTAGTCCTCTCGTGGCATGGCTGACACGACTGGTTCAGCGGTGAAACCGTTTTTGATGCGTCTATTGTCGTCTCTATAGCCGAACAAGGACACAGCGTAGGCAGTCGGAGGACGGGGCGGCCACGTGTTCCGGGTAGTCAGTAGATGAGGGCGTCGTCGTTCTCGACCATGTACAGCGTGCGCGCGGCGATGTTGACCGCGTGGTCGCCGATGCGTTCCGTGTCCCTGACCGTCAGGAGAACGTCGGTGACCGTTTCGAGGCGGGATTCGAGCGTCTCGGGGTCGGGACGGCTGTCCGCGAGGTCACGGACGACCCGTTGTACAGTCCGCTCACAGCGGCCGTCGAGGTCGTCGTCGCGGTCGGCGACGTCGTAGCACATCGCCGTGTCGCCGTCGGCGTAGGCGGCCGTCGCGTCGTCCAACATCCCGACGGTGGTCGAAACGAGGTCTTGCAGGCCGATGGAGTCGAACTCCGCGAACTCGGCGTCGACGATGTACCCGGCGAGGTTCGCCGCGAGGTCGGCGACCCGTTCGAGGTCGGTGATGATTTTAAACGAGGCGGCGATAAAGCGGAGGTCACCTGCGACCGGTTGCTGGAGGGCGAAGAGGTCGATACAGTCCCGTTCCAAGTCTAAGTAGAGTTCGTTGATGTCGTCGTCGGAGTCGGCGATGCGAGCGGCTAGCCGTCGGTCCTCGGTTTC
This genomic window contains:
- the phoU gene encoding phosphate signaling complex protein PhoU encodes the protein MPREEFRQALDALRDEVVHMANVVSTRLRKVVTALETEDRRLAARIADSDDDINELYLDLERDCIDLFALQQPVAGDLRFIAASFKIITDLERVADLAANLAGYIVDAEFAEFDSIGLQDLVSTTVGMLDDATAAYADGDTAMCYDVADRDDDLDGRCERTVQRVVRDLADSRPDPETLESRLETVTDVLLTVRDTERIGDHAVNIAARTLYMVENDDALIY
- a CDS encoding phosphate signaling complex PhoU family protein encodes the protein MPREDYQQQLESLQDDVLYMSEVVLERFRMGLDALEAKDEDLAWEVIEGDHEINELYLDLERDCIDLFALQQPVAGDLRFIAASFKVITDLERIADLATNLGEYTLDATRDLYPDVDIRAIGEETLDMVEDAMAAYAEQDPEACFAIADRDDDIDARCEDASNVVVRDLIETEFGDPDDDSNLTPESSRADPGDVDDIEALMNEVSRLLLTIRDLERVGDHAVNIAARTLYMVENDDALIY